A portion of the Carya illinoinensis cultivar Pawnee chromosome 11, C.illinoinensisPawnee_v1, whole genome shotgun sequence genome contains these proteins:
- the LOC122282642 gene encoding transcription repressor MYB5-like, whose product MGRAPCCSKVGLQRGPWTATEDTLLINYIQAHGEGHWRSLPKKAGLLRCGKSCRLRWMNYLRPDIKRGDITSDEEELIIRLHSLLGNRWSLIAGRLPGRTDNEIKNYWNSHLGKRFKNTGKVDKNNQKRESKRGRDDPKNQKNHNQDSTANRETIVKTKVHLPKPMRVSPLSISRKLYYSMDSMGSGSSSHAGGNNGIYQAEILKGWSDLKDVCINGGEQDQMACDKDREFADNNYDGGDPSCQISEPTKDDHMLDKIFEEYQQLLKAENQLSLDSFVDSLLI is encoded by the exons ATGGGAAGAGCTCCAtgctgttcaaaagtgggtttacAAAGAGGTCCTTGGACTGCCACTGAAGACACTTTGCTCATTAACTATATCCAGGCTCATGGTGAGGGCCATTGGAGATCTTTACCTAAAAAAGCAG GGCTACTTAGATGTGGGAAGAGCTGTAGGCTAAGATGGATGAACTATCTCCGGCCAGATATCAAGCGAGGAGACATCACATCTGATGAGGAAGAACTTATTATCCGGCTTCACTCTCTCCTTGGCAACCGCTGGTCTCTTATTGCCGGAAGATTGCCAGGTCGTACTGACAATGAGATAAAGAACTATTGGAACTCTCATCTAGGCAAAAGGTTCAAGAACACAGGAAAAGTCgacaaaaacaaccaaaaaagagAGTCGAAACGTGGTAGAGATGATCCAAAGAATCAAAAGAACCATAACCAAGACAGTACTGCAAATAGGGAAACAATAGTAAAGACCAAAGTTCATCTGCCAAAGCCCATGAGGGTTTCACCACTTTCAATTTCAaggaaattatattatagtatggATAGTATGGGAAGTGGGTCATCTAGTCATGCAGGTGGAAACAATGGAATTTATCAGGCAGAGATTTTGAAGGGTTGGTCTGATCTCAAAGATGTCTGCATTAATGGTGGAGAGCAGGATCAGATGGCTTGTGACAAAGATCGTGAATTTGCGGATAATAATTATGATGGCGGTGATCCTTCATGCCAGATTTCTGAACCCACAAAAGATGATCACATGCTGGACAAGATTTTCGAGGAATATCAGCAGCTGCTCAAAGCAGAAAATCAACTCTCTTTGGATTCATTCGTTGATTCCTTGTTGATTTGA
- the LOC122282641 gene encoding probable S-adenosyl-L-methionine-dependent RNA methyltransferase RSM22, mitochondrial isoform X2, protein MATLGSSIGTMRPLPTSRRECPPCSPLVTGFSRRFVEGYRVSLRLECWILVLERVQLSGESSFNFFPNMVTCILRALREVWPESLQKINLVEPSQSMQRAGRSLIKGLKNLPLIHGYDSIQALTKSIKKSEREHDLVIASYVLGEIPSLKDRITLVRQLWDLTQDLLVLVEPGTPHGYNIISQMRSHILWMENRKCRKSKAANIASKDLVVAQKSSAFIVAPCPHDGPCPLVKTSKYCHFVQRLERTSSQRAYKRSKGEPPLRGFEDEKFCFVVIRRGQRPREPWPLDGTEFETLKEQQAKRNPEDLEIEYEDLIKLRQEADDNPYDEVDPSTYDSDAMESDAREEDEGEEEEEEEQEQEETTSADLGGGWGRIIFPSVRRGRQVTMDICRSTKRDCSEGSFERLVITKSKNPTLHHQARKSLWGDLWPF, encoded by the exons ATGGCGACATTGGGTTCAAGTATAGGGACGATGAGACCATTGCCTACGTCGCGTCGAGAATGCCCGCCGTGTTCTCCGCTTGTCACCGGGTTCTCAAGGAG GTTCGTAGAAGGCTACCGGGTTTCTCTCCGGCTAGAGTGTTGGATTTTGGTGCTGGAACGGGTTCAGCTTTCTGGTGAAAGCtcgtttaatttttttcccaataTGGTTACCTGCATACTGAG GGCACTGCGAGAAGTCTGGCCAGAGTCTCTGCAGAAAATTAATTTAGTAGAGCCATCCCAGTCTATGCAGCGTGCTGGCCGGAGCCTCATAAAAG GTCTGAAGAACCTGCCTCTTATTCATGGTTATGATAGCATTCAAGCGCTTACTAAAAGTATCAAAAAGTCAGAGAGAGAACATGACCTTGTAATTGCT TCCTACGTGCTTGGGGAGATACCATCACTGAAGGATAGAATTACTTTAGTACGCCAGCTTTGGGATCTCACACAGGATCTTTTG GTTTTAGTTGAGCCTGGAACACCTCATGGATATAACATCATATCTCAAATGCGATCTCATATATTATGGATGGAGAATAGG AAATGCCGTAAATCTAAAGCTGCAAACATAGCTTCAAAGGACTTGGTGGTGGCTCAAAAAAGTAGTGCATTCATAGTTGCTCCT TGTCCTCATGATGGGCCATGTCCATTGGTAAAAACTAGTAAATACTGTCATTTTGTCCAGCGCTTGGAGAGGACATCATCACAACGTGCCTACAAG CGTTCCAAGGGGGAGCCACCTTTACGAGGCTTTGAGGATGAgaaattttgttttgttgttatcAGACGAGGACAAAGACCAAG GGAACCTTGGCCTCTTGATGGCACGGAATTTGAGACATTGAAGGAGCAGCAGGCGAAGAGAAATCCAGAAGATCTTGAAATTGAATATG AGGACCTAATTAAGTTACGACAAGAAGCTGATGATAATCCATATGACGAAGTGGATCCATCTACATATGATTCTGATGCTATGGAAAGCGATGCTCGTGAAGAggatgaaggagaagaagaagaggaagaagaacaagaacaagaagaaacaaCCTCTGCTGATCTTGGGGGTGGATGGGGCAGGATTATCTTTCCATCTGTTCGACGGGGCCGGCAGGTTACAATGGACATCTGTAGATCAACCAAACGAGATTGCTCTGAGGGTTCATTCGAGCGTTTGGTCATCACAAAGAGTAAGAATCCTACATTACATCACCAGGCCCGCAAGTCTCTCTGGGGTGACTTGTGGcccttttga
- the LOC122282641 gene encoding methyltransferase-like protein 17, mitochondrial isoform X1, whose amino-acid sequence MASFLPETSRKIFTPEGLRSAAKQSQRCLVVPVRLRRAIKKYLREQDEPHVKRKVLRLSESLNAIKDVNSQLVTTSSRELVEDPLKSSEQSKQRWKIKSSYGDIGFKYRDDETIAYVASRMPAVFSACHRVLKEVRRRLPGFSPARVLDFGAGTGSAFWALREVWPESLQKINLVEPSQSMQRAGRSLIKGLKNLPLIHGYDSIQALTKSIKKSEREHDLVIASYVLGEIPSLKDRITLVRQLWDLTQDLLVLVEPGTPHGYNIISQMRSHILWMENRKCRKSKAANIASKDLVVAQKSSAFIVAPCPHDGPCPLVKTSKYCHFVQRLERTSSQRAYKRSKGEPPLRGFEDEKFCFVVIRRGQRPREPWPLDGTEFETLKEQQAKRNPEDLEIEYEDLIKLRQEADDNPYDEVDPSTYDSDAMESDAREEDEGEEEEEEEQEQEETTSADLGGGWGRIIFPSVRRGRQVTMDICRSTKRDCSEGSFERLVITKSKNPTLHHQARKSLWGDLWPF is encoded by the exons atggcgagttttttACCCGAGACCTCCCGAAAAATCTTCACCCCTGAAGGCCTCCGCTCCGCTGCCAAACAGTCCCAGCGCTGCCTCGTCGTCCCCGTCCGCCTCCGCCGAGCCATCAAGAAATACCTTCGAG AGCAAGATGAGCCGCACGTGAAGAGGAAGGTGCTGCGGCTGTCGGAGTCGCTCAATGCAATCAAGGACGTGAACTCGCAGCTGGTGACGACGTCGTCTAGAGAGCTTGTAGAGGACCCGCTGAAATCTTCGGAGCAGTCAAAGCAGCGGTGGAAGATCAAGAGCTCCTATGGCGACATTGGGTTCAAGTATAGGGACGATGAGACCATTGCCTACGTCGCGTCGAGAATGCCCGCCGTGTTCTCCGCTTGTCACCGGGTTCTCAAGGAG GTTCGTAGAAGGCTACCGGGTTTCTCTCCGGCTAGAGTGTTGGATTTTGGTGCTGGAACGGGTTCAGCTTTCTG GGCACTGCGAGAAGTCTGGCCAGAGTCTCTGCAGAAAATTAATTTAGTAGAGCCATCCCAGTCTATGCAGCGTGCTGGCCGGAGCCTCATAAAAG GTCTGAAGAACCTGCCTCTTATTCATGGTTATGATAGCATTCAAGCGCTTACTAAAAGTATCAAAAAGTCAGAGAGAGAACATGACCTTGTAATTGCT TCCTACGTGCTTGGGGAGATACCATCACTGAAGGATAGAATTACTTTAGTACGCCAGCTTTGGGATCTCACACAGGATCTTTTG GTTTTAGTTGAGCCTGGAACACCTCATGGATATAACATCATATCTCAAATGCGATCTCATATATTATGGATGGAGAATAGG AAATGCCGTAAATCTAAAGCTGCAAACATAGCTTCAAAGGACTTGGTGGTGGCTCAAAAAAGTAGTGCATTCATAGTTGCTCCT TGTCCTCATGATGGGCCATGTCCATTGGTAAAAACTAGTAAATACTGTCATTTTGTCCAGCGCTTGGAGAGGACATCATCACAACGTGCCTACAAG CGTTCCAAGGGGGAGCCACCTTTACGAGGCTTTGAGGATGAgaaattttgttttgttgttatcAGACGAGGACAAAGACCAAG GGAACCTTGGCCTCTTGATGGCACGGAATTTGAGACATTGAAGGAGCAGCAGGCGAAGAGAAATCCAGAAGATCTTGAAATTGAATATG AGGACCTAATTAAGTTACGACAAGAAGCTGATGATAATCCATATGACGAAGTGGATCCATCTACATATGATTCTGATGCTATGGAAAGCGATGCTCGTGAAGAggatgaaggagaagaagaagaggaagaagaacaagaacaagaagaaacaaCCTCTGCTGATCTTGGGGGTGGATGGGGCAGGATTATCTTTCCATCTGTTCGACGGGGCCGGCAGGTTACAATGGACATCTGTAGATCAACCAAACGAGATTGCTCTGAGGGTTCATTCGAGCGTTTGGTCATCACAAAGAGTAAGAATCCTACATTACATCACCAGGCCCGCAAGTCTCTCTGGGGTGACTTGTGGcccttttga
- the LOC122282414 gene encoding uncharacterized protein LOC122282414 has translation MVAITGSSSYNPIITINTTTTINEKLTPATFPQWRAQFEALLIGYDLIDFVTSKHQCLAIDGTKSATSKAVNFYWIRQDKLILHAILVSISTTITSFLTSCKTSHEAWAALTCLYKGKYRTRTMQLKEDLTLSTRSSRSVIEFLQAMKIIAYELAIIDHPISDDDLILYILNGLGPEFRDIAAPIRAKETSLKFEEIHDLLVGHENYIRRMENQLASNLITTVNYSHWKGGISSNDRSFSNMGHRHNKQAIHPKATPSSIQMNLQQIVQPPHKEKIKNGLLTLLHRTR, from the coding sequence ATGGTTGCCATTACTGGTTCATCTTCATATAATCCCATCATCACTATCAATACTACCACCACCATCAATGAAAAACTCACCCCTGCGACCTTCCCTCAATGGAGAGCCCAATTTGAAGCACTACTAATAGGTTATGATCTAATCGATTTTGTCACCAGTAAACATCAATGCCTTGCCATTGATGGAACTAAGTCTGCCACCTCCAAAGCAGTGAATTTCTATTGGATTCGTCAAGATAAATTAATTCTCCATGCCATTCTTGTTTCCATTTCCACAACAATCACCTCATTTCTTACTTCTTGCAAAACTTCTCATGAGGCCTGGGCAGCCCTTACCTGTCTTTATAAGGGAAAATATCGAACACGTACAATGCAACTTAAGGAAGATTTAACCTTGAGTACTCGTAGCAGTCGCTCTGTCATTGAATTCCTTCAAGCTATGAAAATAATAGCTTATGAACTTGCAATTATTGATCATCCTATTTCGGATGATGACTTGATACTTTACATATTGAATGGCCTAGGTCCCGAGTTCAGGGACATTGCAGCACCAATCCGTGCTAAAGAAACATCTTTGAAGTTTGAAGAAATACATGACCTGCTGGTTGGTCATGAGAATTATATTCGCCGAATGGAAAACCAATTGGCATCCAACTTGATTACTACAGTGAACTACAGTCACTGGAAAGGAGGCATCTCAAGCAATGATCGTTCATTCTCAAATATGGGTCACAGACACAACAAACAGGCCATACATCCAAAAGCTACCCCAAGTTCAATTCAAATGAACTTGCAGCAAATTGTGCAACCTCCTcacaaggaaaaaataaaaaatggcttGTTGACTTTGCTGCATCGCACAAGATGA